Part of the Corynebacterium caspium DSM 44850 genome, GGTCCAGAAGGTATTAGGGCAGCTAGGCCGCGTCCAAGCCCTCCTTTGCGGATATCATCTGGTTTTGGGATTGCCGGCGCTTTGGGGGAAGTGCCCTTTGGCGGCTGTGGTTTTTTCTTATTAGCCACGGGATTCTCCTTCAACTTCAGCACCAGCACCGGCGTCGGCGGCCACGGCAGCTAGCTGTGCAGCTGTGGCTGGCGATACCCCAATGGGTCCGGTGGTTTCTACGGGTTGATAATCACCGCGAGTGTGCATTTCTTCTGCGGCGGCAAAATAGGCCACTGCTCCTCTAGACATCGGATCGTAGGCAAGCACTGGCATTCCGTATCCGGGGGCTTCTGAGACCTTCACAGAGCGCGGAATTACGGTGTTGAGGGTGACGTCGCCAAAATGCTCTCTTACTTCGGTCACAACTTGTTCTGCAAGCTTCGTGCGGGCATCGTACATGGTGAGCAAAATGGCGGAAATATGCAGCTGCGGATTTAGGTGTTGCCGGATCATTGAGATGTTATTTAGCAGCTGGCCTACTCCTTCGAGCGCATAATATTCGCACTGAATGGGAATGAGCACTTCTTCTACGAATGTCATGGCATTGATGGTGAGCAGCCCTAATGAGGGTGGGCAGTCAATAAATACGTAGTCATATCCGGCGGATTCTAGGTAGCCAGATTTGAGTTGATCGTAGAGTCGATATTCCCGACGCACCATGGAAACTAGTTCGATTTCTGCCCCGGCTAGGTCAATGGTTGCAGGGATACAGAAGAGGTTGGGGTCGTGGGGGGAGGCTTGGGTGGCGTCTTCAGCTGAGATTTCCCCGAGGAGGAGCTCATAGCTTGAGGGCGTGCCGGCCCGGTGTTCCACTCCCATTGCGGTGGAGGCATTGCCTTGTGGGTCTAAATCGATAACCAGTACCTTCATGCCGCCAGCAGCTAATCCGGCCGCCATATTTACTGAGGTAGTAGTTTTTCCTACGCCGCCTTTTTGGTTAGCAACGGTAATCAAGCGAGGTGCCGCTGGTGGTGCGAGCTTATTTCGCCGCGGGAGAGCAGATTCTACGGGATGCGCTCCCGTTTCTGCATTCTGCATATCCGCCATTATTTTGCCCTTCATTCCCCTTCGCGCGTGGTTTCTATCCTGCCGGTCTACTGTACCCATTTCTAACGCACCCTGGGGATGCGAATTAGGGTGGTAGGTTCAGCTAAAAATTGACTTCCTACGGTTATAATTTCTGCTTTGCCGCCGCCGGCTTTTTTAATATCTTGGCGGTCTCTTTCTAGTTCTTCGCTTATCGATGCCCCCTTCATCGCCAGCATTAGCCCTCCTTTTACTACTAGTGGCAGTGACCAGCTGGCTAGCTTTGCAAGGGGAGCAACAGCACGAGAAGTTACGATATCGGCGCTGCCGGCATCTTTGATTACGTGTTTTTCCTCGGCTCGTCCGCGCAATATATGGACGTTTTTTAGGTCTAGTTCTGCTGCTACTTCGCGCAGATAAACTGATCTCTTTAGGAGGGGTTCTACCAAGGTGATGTGTAAATCTGGGCGAGCTATCGCTAGAGGAATTCCTGGCAGGCCAGCACCAGAACCAATATCTACGATCACTGCATTTTGCGGCATTACTTCGCCAATTACCGCGCAGTTAAGAATATGCCTTTCCCATAAGCGTGAAACTTCACGTGGTCCAATAAAGCCGCGTTCACTTCCAGTAGTTGCCAAAGATTGATGGTATTGCTTGGCTTGAGCTAGATATTCCCCGAATATATCGCTTGCTGCGGCTGGTATTTCTTCATGTTTCACGTGAAACATCCCCTAAATTCATCGGCTGATGGTTAATAGATATTCACCCTACCGCAAGTAGCGGGCTGAAAAATAACAAAATAAAACCCCTATTCTCACCGGATAAAAAGTCCAGCAAAGAACAGGGGAAACCCTTTGGAAAAACTGAAAAACTATTTCTTCTTCCGCTTGGGGTTATTTGGGCGTTGCCCAGGCTTGGGGGCAGTAGCGCGCTTAGCTTCCCGGATGGCAGCATCGGCTGCAGCTTCTTCGGCATCCATCTTGTTGAAGATATAACGCTGCTGGAAGAAGGTCCAAACGTTATTGGCCATCATGTAGAAAAGCAGGCCAATATGCCACAGGGCTCCGGTAATCAGGATGGATAGCGGCATTACCCACATCATCATGCGGTTCATCATGTTGGTCTGCATAGCTGCCTGATCATCTTTAGGGGCAGCGATCTTGCCAGCAGCACGACGAGCTTCTTGCCGATCCACTGAAAGACGGGCATTAAAGTGCGTTGCCAGCACAATAACCACAATTAATGGAACAGCTACCAACATAATGCGGAATTGGG contains:
- a CDS encoding ParA family protein, producing MQNAETGAHPVESALPRRNKLAPPAAPRLITVANQKGGVGKTTTSVNMAAGLAAGGMKVLVIDLDPQGNASTAMGVEHRAGTPSSYELLLGEISAEDATQASPHDPNLFCIPATIDLAGAEIELVSMVRREYRLYDQLKSGYLESAGYDYVFIDCPPSLGLLTINAMTFVEEVLIPIQCEYYALEGVGQLLNNISMIRQHLNPQLHISAILLTMYDARTKLAEQVVTEVREHFGDVTLNTVIPRSVKVSEAPGYGMPVLAYDPMSRGAVAYFAAAEEMHTRGDYQPVETTGPIGVSPATAAQLAAVAADAGAGAEVEGESRG
- the rsmG gene encoding 16S rRNA (guanine(527)-N(7))-methyltransferase RsmG, whose amino-acid sequence is MFHVKHEEIPAAASDIFGEYLAQAKQYHQSLATTGSERGFIGPREVSRLWERHILNCAVIGEVMPQNAVIVDIGSGAGLPGIPLAIARPDLHITLVEPLLKRSVYLREVAAELDLKNVHILRGRAEEKHVIKDAGSADIVTSRAVAPLAKLASWSLPLVVKGGLMLAMKGASISEELERDRQDIKKAGGGKAEIITVGSQFLAEPTTLIRIPRVR